From one Dermacentor andersoni chromosome 1, qqDerAnde1_hic_scaffold, whole genome shotgun sequence genomic stretch:
- the LOC126524035 gene encoding uncharacterized protein — MLGKLLKEVKGIRAQVDGLEKSIQRIEQAITENKQPCAQPVSSAILELLPLATHQRLEELEWQLHDEKNRTDLMAHLSRIGGTSVQDSVRKIMRRCMCDTLAQDFSLTGRKGKRPFIGLYLLQVLTETLKSNFAQATESQIHLSIAEWLRYAPSRQKKRDAASPLMS, encoded by the exons ATGCTTGGAAAGTTGCTCAAGGAGGTGAAGGGAATAAGAGCTCAGGTAGATGGCCTGGAAAAATCCATCCAAAGGATAGAGCAAGCCATCACAGAAAATAAACAACCGTGTGCACAACCTGtcagcagtgccattcttgaactgCTTCCCCTGGCAACTCATCAGAGGCTGGAAGAATTGGAGTGGCAGCTTCATGATGAAAAAAACAGGACAGACCTC atggcCCATTTATCGCGAATCGGTGGCACATCAGTGCAAGATTCTGTACGCAAAATTATGCGGAGATGCATGTGTGACACGTTGGCCCAGGACTTTTCTCTGACTGGGAGAAAAGGAAAAAGGCCATTTATTGGGCTATACCTGCTCCAAGTCCTCACAG AAACGCTGAAAAGCAATTTCGCACAGGCCACGGAGTCACAAATACATCTTTCGATTGCCGAATGGCTCCGTTATGCACCATCAAGACAGAAGAAACG ggATGCAGCTTCGCCTTTGATGTCATGA